The stretch of DNA TCTCTGGCTCGAAAATGAAGGACTTGCCCGTTCGGTATGCCGACATCTGGGACTGCCGGAAAAGGAGCCGGATCTTGCGGAATGGACCGACATGGTAAGACGTGCTGAAAATGCTTCCGGCGAAGTTACAATAGGTCTTGTCGGAAAATATGTTGAACTTCACGACGCTTATCTTTCAGTAGCTGAGGCGCTCAGACACGGAGGCATTGCCAACGATTCGAAAGTAAATATAAAATGGATCGATTCCGAAGAGATCACCGATGAAAATGCAAAGCAGACTTTTGCAGACTGCAGCGGTATCATCGTTCCGGGCGGTTTCGGACAGCGTGGTATTGAAGGTATGATCACTTCAATAAAATATGCCCGCGAAAACAAGATCCCGTTCTTCGGTATCTGTCTTGGAATGCAGATGACAGTAGTTGAATATGCAAGAAATGTGTGCGGACTTGAAGGTGCCAACTCGGCAGAGTTCGGAAATACACCTTACCCTGTTATCGACATAATGGAAGAGCAGAAAAACATTTCTGAAAAAGGCGGCACAATGCGACTTGGTCTTTATCCATGCAAGCTTGCAAAGGATTCAAAGGTCAGAAGCATTTACGGAGATGAACTTATTTATGAGCGTCACCGTCACCGCTACGAATTCAACAACACATTCCGTAAAAAACTTACAGAAAACGGACTGAAGATCGTCGGTCTTTCACCGGATGAAAAGCTCGTCGAAATTGTTGAGCTTCCTGATCATCCTTGGTTCGTCGGCGTACAGTTCCACCCTGAATTCAAATCAAGGCCAAACAAGCCGCAGAAGCTCTTTGCAGATTTCATCAGAGCTTCTCTTGAAAATAAATAAACTGGAGGAATTAAAAATGGAAAAGGTAACTGAATATTTCGGATCAATGGTATTTGACGAAAGAATAATGAAGGCAACACTTTCAGAAAAGGTGTACAAGTCACTCAAGAGAACTATCGACCGCGGTACTCCTCTCGATATCTCCGTTGCAAATGCAGTTGCTGCAGCAATGAAGGACTGGGCAATCGAAAAAGGTGCTACTCACTACACACACTGGTTCCAGCCAATGACCGGTGTAACTGCTGAAAAGCACGACAGTTTCATCACTCCGGCACCTGACGGCAGAGTGATCATGGAATTCTCAGGAAAAGAACTTGTCAAGGGCGAACCTGATGCCTCATCATTCCCTTCAGGCGGACTCAGAGCTACCTTTGAAGCAAGAGGATATACAGCATGGGATCCTACTTCATACGCATTCATCAAGGACGGAACACTCTACATTCCAACAGCGTTCTGTTCATACACCGGTGAAGCACTCGACAAGAAAGTACCTCTTCTCCGTTCCATGGAAGCACTCAGCCGTCAGGCTATCCGTGTTCTGAAGCTTTTCGGAAACGACACAGTACGCAGCGTCCGCTGCTCAGTAGGTCCGGAACAGGAATATTTCCTCGTTGACCGTGAAATGTGGAAGAAACGTAAGGACCTCGTAATGACAGGACGTACACTTTTCGGTGCAAAGCCTCCTAAGGGTCAGGAAATGGAAGATCACTACTTCGGTTCCATCAAGACCAGAGTTGCTGAATACATGGCTGACCTCGACAAGGAACTCTGGAAGCTCGGCATCCTCGCCAAGACAAAGCACAACGAAGTTGCTCCTGCACAGCACGAACTCGCTCCTATCTACAAGACAACAAACATTGCTGCTGACCACAACCAGCTCACAATGGAAGTTATGAAGAAAGTTGCTGAAAAGCACGGTCTCGTTTGCCTCCTCCACGAAAAGCCGTTCGAAGGCGTAAACGGTTCAGGTAAGCACAACAACTGGTCAATCTCAACAGATACAGGAATCAACCTCCTCTCACCTGGTGAAACACCTTACGAAAATGCTCAGTTTCTCCTCTTCCTCGCTGCAGTTATCAAGGCTGTTGATGAATATCAGGATCTTCTCAGACTTTCAGTTGCTACAGCAGGCAACGACCACCGTCTCGGTGCAAACGAAGCTCCTCCGGCTGTAATTTCTATCTTCCTCGGCGACGAACTCACAGAGATCCTCGAAGCTATCGAAAACGACACACCTTACGGCGGCGCGACAAAGGAAAAGATGAAACTCGGCGTTGACGTTCTTCCTCAGTTCAGCAAAGATACAACAGACCGTAACCGTACATCACCTTTCGCATTCACAGGCAACAAGTTCGAATTCCGTATGCTCGGTTCTTCAAACAGTATCTCATGCGCAAACATCCACCTCAACGGTGCAGTTGCTGAAGTACTTGAAAAATTTGCTGACGAACTTGAAAAGGCTTCCGACTTTGAATCTGCTCTCCACGAACTTATCAAGCGTACAATAAAGGAACACAAGAGAATCATATTCAACGGCAACGGCTACGATGACAAGTGGATCGCTGAAGCTGAAAAGCGCGGTCTTTCAAATCTTAAGACAACAGCAGACTGCATGCCGAAGATCTGCGACAAAAAGAACGTTGAAATGCTCACAAGACAGGGCATCTTCACTGAAGCTGAGATCCAGTCAAGATGTGAAATCATGCTTGAAAACTACGTTAAGTCAGTAAACATTGAAGCAGCAACAATGATCGATATGGCACGCAAGGAGATCATTCCGGCAGTTTCAAAATTCGCTTCCGACACAGCATCCGCAGTTGCAGTAAAGAAGAGCGTATGTGACAGCGCATGCAGATATGAAACACGTCTTGTTTCAGAACTTACAGATCTTATCGATCAGATGGACGAAGCAACAACCCGACTCGAAGCTGTAGTTGAAGAACTGAAAAAGATCGAAGATGTAAGAAGTCAGTCAGAATTCGTCCGCGACGAAATGCTTCCTTCAATGGATAAGCTCCGTGCTGCTGCCGATGAAGCAGAAACAAAGACAGCATCAGAATACTATCCGTTCCCTGCTTACGACGAACTTCTCTTCGGTGTATAATGAAGTGCACGATATCTTCATCCATTTTATTTATATAATGTAAAAGAACCGCTTAAACCCTCGCCCCTGTCATGAACAGGACGGGGGTAAAGCGGGTTTTCAGGGTTCCCGTACATAAGGGAAAAATCTTTCGAGGTGAAATAACTATGAAATTTACAAAAATGCATGGCTGCGGCAATGATTATGTTTATGTAAACTGTTTTTACGGAAACAGTAACTGATCCGGAAAAAAATCGTCGGAGCCATAAGCGACAGACATTTCGGCATCGGTTCAGACGGACTTGTACTTATCTGTCCGAGTGAACTCGCTGACTGCAGAATGAGAATGTTCAATCCGGACGGAAGCGAATCAGAAATGTGCGGAAACGCGATCCGCTGTGTCGCAAAATACGTTTATGACAGAAACATCATCCATCACAGTCCGATAACTGTTGAAACACTTGCCGGAATAAAGCGTATTGAAGTACATACCGATGAAAACGATATTGCACAGAAGCTGACAGTTGACATGGGTATCCCGATAACAGAAGCTTCTGAAGTTCCTGTAATTGCAGACAGCTCCCCTGTTACGGATCTTAAACTCAGTGCTTTCGGCAGAAATTTTACATTTACCTGCGTATCAATGGGAAATCCGCATGCAATAACATTCATTGACGAAGACGTAAAGAGCTTTGAAGTTGAACGCTTCGGAAAGGTCTTTGAAACTGACAAGCATTTTCCAAGGCGTTCGAACATTGAGTTCGTCAAGGTCGTTTCCCCTGAACGTTTACAAATGCGTGTATGGGAAAGAGGCACCGGTGAAACTCTCGCCTGCGGAACCGGTACATGCGCAACAGTCGCTGCAGCATGCTTAAATGGTATCTCACCGAGAAAGCCTGTAACAGTAGAACTTCTCGGCGGCGAACTCGTTATCGAATGGAAAGAAAGCAACAACCACCTCTACATGACAGGTCCTGCTACATTTGTATATGACGGAGAATGGAATAAGTAAAAAGGAGTAATAACAATGGCAAAATTCAATGAAAATTTTCTTAATTTAAAGGAAAGCTATCTTTTCAGTGAGGTAGCAAAGAAAGTAAAGGCATTTCAGGACAAGTACCCTGAAAGAAGCGTTATAAGACTCGGCATCGGTGACGTGACACTCCCGCTCGGAAAAAGCGTAGTAAAAGCCATGCACGAAGCAGCCGACGAAATGGGCAGCGCTGATACATTCCGCGGATACGGTCCGGAACAGGGATATGATTTCCTCAGGGAAGCTATTGCCGGATACTACAGATCTTTCGGAGTAGAACTCGACCCTGATACCATCTTCGTTTCCGACGGTGCAAAGTCAGATACGGGTAATATAACCGATCTTTTCTCAAAAGACAACACCGTACTCATCCCTGATCCGGTCTACCCTGTTTACGTTGATACAAACACGATGAACGGCCGAAACATCATTTACACAGCCGGAAACAAGGAAAACGGCTTCCTTCCGATGCCGGACAAAAACGTACACGCCGACATCATCTACATCTGCTCACCCAACAACCCGACAGGTGCATGCTACAGCGAGGCGCAGCTTAAGGAATGGATCGATTACGCACTTGCCAACGACGCAGTCATCCTCTTCGACTCAGCCTACGAAAGCTTCATCGCCGACCCGGAACTTCCGAGAAGCATCTATCAGATAGAAGGCGCTGAAAAATGCGCAGTTGAATTCTGTTCACTTTCCAAAACAGCCGGATTTACCGGAACAAGATGCGGATACACCATCGTCCCGAAAGGCATAGTTTCAAAAGCCGCCGACGGCAGAGAAATGAGTCTTAACAAAATGTGGAACAGACGTCAGTGCACCAAATTCAACGGCGTACCATACGTAGTTCAGCGTGCCGCAGCATCCGTATTCAGCGAGGAAGGACGTAAAGAAGCAAAGGAAATGACCGCTCACTACATGATAAACGCAAAGATCATATCCGACACAATGACAAAACTCGGCATCAACTTCACCGGCGGTATCAACTCCCCTTACATCTGGTTTGAATGCCCGTTCGGCATGAACAGCTGGGAATTCTTCGACTTCATGCTCGAAAAAACCGGCGTAGTAGGCACCCCGGGCGCCGGCTTCGGCAAAAACGGCGACCGCTGGTTCAGACTTACTGCTTTTAACAACGAAGAGAATACCAGAGAAGCTATGAAGAGGTTTGAGACTTTGTTTGAGGGTAAATAAATTACAGCCACTGTATGTGAAATTACTCACATGACAGTGGCTGTTTTTATTGTATCTATATTATGTGGTAATATTGATTGGACGCTGGTTCACTATTTTAAGGATGCGCCTTCTGCACTAATTAATAAAAGGGGGCTATCCAGCCCCTTAAACCCCAGCTGCCATAGGCAGCTAACCTTTATGATTTAAACAACAGCTTCTATCAGTACCTTGTCTTCATACTGAACGGTTTTAATACCTGGTTCCTTGCTCTTATTAAAACTGAACGTAAGCATATAACCTTTTTTCAGATTGTAAGAATCAAGATATTCAGACAGCTGTTTTTCGCCATCTTCGTTATACTTAGAACCACGCCATATTTTTAATTCTATGATATACCTTTTTCCAAGATAATCAATAACTACATCCATACGTCTGCCGTCTCGTGTCTGAGCCTCGATGTAATAGTTGCCGATTCCGTTTATTATAGGTCTGAGATATACAAGAAAACATTTTCTTGCATCATCCTCAATGAAATGTTCAGTATTATCACCGTATATTTCATGGAAATGTTCTGTAAATCTTCTGAAAATAAGTTTCATATCAAGAATGCCGTTCTTAACAAATTCAGGCTTGTCAAATAATCCTGCTTTTGAAATCGGAGTAGCTTTCATTTCTTCTGAATTGAGCATATCGTTGTACAATCTGGTTTCAAATATTCTGTTTGCTATAACAACTGCACCGTCTTCAATTTTCACAAATCCAAATAATAGCAACAGTTTTGTAGGCTCATTATCAGGACTGTATGAGATACGTTTACCTTTAGCTAAAATCTCATACAGACTCATCCGCATCTCAGGATAGTCTTCAAGTTTATTGATAAGTGATTCAAACAGCGGAGTATTAGAATTCAGTATCTTCCCTACTGCCTTGATTATCCCCTGTTCATTCCACTCATGTATCTCCTCGTCGATAAGTTTACAGATACCTGATACAAGCACCGGATACCCGGATGTATAATCATAGATCAGCTTTGCAATAAACTTAGTATTCATCACAACATCATGATCTTTTTTATAATCATCAAGCATACCTGCAATTCCGTCAACAGTCAGACTCATATTTACATTGAATTCAACTGCAATATTCCATGGACTGTTGTGTTTATGCTCAGATTCATCGCGTATCTTCAGCTTAAGATTAC from Ruminococcus sp. HUN007 encodes:
- a CDS encoding CTP synthase, producing the protein MSKFIFVTGGVVSGLGKGITAASLGRLLKQRGCKVTIQKFDPYINVDPGTMSPFQHGEVFVTDDGAETDLDLGHYERFVDENLSVHSNVTTGKIYWNVITKERRGDYLGGTVQVIPHITNEIKDRVYSAANEAGADVVITEIGGTVGDIESTPFLEAIRQVGTEQGRENVCYIHVTLVPYIAGSEELKSKPTQHSTKELLSIGIQPDVIVCRTEKRIPDDMAAKIALFCNIRKDDVIQNLTAPSLYEVPLWLENEGLARSVCRHLGLPEKEPDLAEWTDMVRRAENASGEVTIGLVGKYVELHDAYLSVAEALRHGGIANDSKVNIKWIDSEEITDENAKQTFADCSGIIVPGGFGQRGIEGMITSIKYARENKIPFFGICLGMQMTVVEYARNVCGLEGANSAEFGNTPYPVIDIMEEQKNISEKGGTMRLGLYPCKLAKDSKVRSIYGDELIYERHRHRYEFNNTFRKKLTENGLKIVGLSPDEKLVEIVELPDHPWFVGVQFHPEFKSRPNKPQKLFADFIRASLENK
- a CDS encoding glutamine synthetase III produces the protein MEKVTEYFGSMVFDERIMKATLSEKVYKSLKRTIDRGTPLDISVANAVAAAMKDWAIEKGATHYTHWFQPMTGVTAEKHDSFITPAPDGRVIMEFSGKELVKGEPDASSFPSGGLRATFEARGYTAWDPTSYAFIKDGTLYIPTAFCSYTGEALDKKVPLLRSMEALSRQAIRVLKLFGNDTVRSVRCSVGPEQEYFLVDREMWKKRKDLVMTGRTLFGAKPPKGQEMEDHYFGSIKTRVAEYMADLDKELWKLGILAKTKHNEVAPAQHELAPIYKTTNIAADHNQLTMEVMKKVAEKHGLVCLLHEKPFEGVNGSGKHNNWSISTDTGINLLSPGETPYENAQFLLFLAAVIKAVDEYQDLLRLSVATAGNDHRLGANEAPPAVISIFLGDELTEILEAIENDTPYGGATKEKMKLGVDVLPQFSKDTTDRNRTSPFAFTGNKFEFRMLGSSNSISCANIHLNGAVAEVLEKFADELEKASDFESALHELIKRTIKEHKRIIFNGNGYDDKWIAEAEKRGLSNLKTTADCMPKICDKKNVEMLTRQGIFTEAEIQSRCEIMLENYVKSVNIEAATMIDMARKEIIPAVSKFASDTASAVAVKKSVCDSACRYETRLVSELTDLIDQMDEATTRLEAVVEELKKIEDVRSQSEFVRDEMLPSMDKLRAAADEAETKTASEYYPFPAYDELLFGV
- a CDS encoding LL-diaminopimelate aminotransferase; the encoded protein is MAKFNENFLNLKESYLFSEVAKKVKAFQDKYPERSVIRLGIGDVTLPLGKSVVKAMHEAADEMGSADTFRGYGPEQGYDFLREAIAGYYRSFGVELDPDTIFVSDGAKSDTGNITDLFSKDNTVLIPDPVYPVYVDTNTMNGRNIIYTAGNKENGFLPMPDKNVHADIIYICSPNNPTGACYSEAQLKEWIDYALANDAVILFDSAYESFIADPELPRSIYQIEGAEKCAVEFCSLSKTAGFTGTRCGYTIVPKGIVSKAADGREMSLNKMWNRRQCTKFNGVPYVVQRAAASVFSEEGRKEAKEMTAHYMINAKIISDTMTKLGINFTGGINSPYIWFECPFGMNSWEFFDFMLEKTGVVGTPGAGFGKNGDRWFRLTAFNNEENTREAMKRFETLFEGK
- a CDS encoding AAA family ATPase, with amino-acid sequence MGRCFNITGSCFPELHYMVDITDRLAEIKEMVRKGDYFIINRGRQYGKTTTLRALEGYLSDEYYVAGMDFQRQMSAAKFKDEYTFSSAFARAFITSFKRNNCSEQALNALETLKQSITPEYDLVELFNNISEFCGAIDKPVVLLIDEVDQPSTNQVFLDFLAQLRGYYLDRLYSDTFKSVILAGVYDIRNLKLKIRDESEHKHNSPWNIAVEFNVNMSLTVDGIAGMLDDYKKDHDVVMNTKFIAKLIYDYTSGYPVLVSGICKLIDEEIHEWNEQGIIKAVGKILNSNTPLFESLINKLEDYPEMRMSLYEILAKGKRISYSPDNEPTKLLLLFGFVKIEDGAVVIANRIFETRLYNDMLNSEEMKATPISKAGLFDKPEFVKNGILDMKLIFRRFTEHFHEIYGDNTEHFIEDDARKCFLVYLRPIINGIGNYYIEAQTRDGRRMDVVIDYLGKRYIIELKIWRGSKYNEDGEKQLSEYLDSYNLKKGYMLTFSFNKSKEPGIKTVQYEDKVLIEAVV